From Triticum aestivum cultivar Chinese Spring chromosome 7B, IWGSC CS RefSeq v2.1, whole genome shotgun sequence:
CTGTGTTCTTGCTGTGGCCCTGTCTATTTTCCAGTTCAGTTAGTTAGCTGCAGACCCAGCACGATCCAAGCTCATGGGATGGCGCGCGCGCAACTATTGGACCGTTGCAGGTTTTTCGCTGTTTCCGTTATGCAATGGAATTAAAGGCAAGACAGAAAAGATGCAGGAATTAATGCGTCGCAAAACTGTCTCCTGTGTATGTGTTCCTCTAGGTTCAGATCGAGGCATCCACTAATCGCGTGTGTCTAGAACTCTAGATCACGGCACCAAAGCTGTCACCGTAGCAGTTAGCACATCAGGATTCTCCATTTAGTACACTTCTCTCATTGTTTGTATCTAAGCATGTAGGTTGCATGGTACTACATGGATTCATAGCAACCTCGCTCCTTGAGTTCACTAagattgtttttttttttgaaaaggaggataacccGCTGCCACGTAAAACGAATCCATGACGCAGGAAGCGAGGCATGTAGTATTTTCTCATCCAACCGAGTTGCATACATCAATTGTGCAAATGTTCCGGCGCACGTCTCAGAGCGTGAAGTTGCACATAATGCATCACAATGTCCAATCGTCAAAGTAACTATTACATGGAAAATCAATGCAAAAAAACTAGGTACTTCAAACCCACACACGAAACAGGCACTTGTATAAATATATAGTTTGTCTGTGGTTCAATCTTTGCATTACACAGGGGGCAGAGGCGCAATAATTAGTAAACTAAGAAGcataatagctactccctccgttccaaaatagatgacccaactttgtactaaagctagtataaagttgggtcatctattttggaacggagggagtagttagaaAAATATTTTCATGGCTCTTAGACGGGAACCCAAGTCAAACTCCAAAAGAAAGGGGTTCCAATATTTCTTGATCATGTGCATCTCCTTTGTCTCCAAATCAAGTAAAACGGTTTGGGTGCGAAAACCTGTTTGCACACCACGAAAGGGCAGCAAACACGACATTGCTCGTCTTGCCGGAGTGCGTAAGCAAAATCTGAACAGGATGGTCGGAAGGAAGATTGGGGAAAAGCGAACGTAGCTTTGCCTCTTGGTTACAGTATCTAGTGCCCAACCACCACAAGAGAGCTGATGCCACAAGGAGATAGTACACCCAGCCACGACAAGCAGCCTTAGTAGCAGGCACCCATCTGGTGACGAGTAGGACCTCAGGTGCAGCTGGTCTGCGTTGTAGTCAGTAATTTCGGGGCATAGGAACGGGAGTTCCAGCATGCCTGGCTCTGCCGCGCGAACGTCATAAGTGAGGATCTTGACATCCTTGTATAGTAACCAGTGGATGATGCCACCATGGAGGACAACTGGAGTGTCATTGCGGTCTATTTCCTTCCACCGCTCCATGAAGAAGCCTTCGTGGGTCGCGACAGGTCCCCATGCATCAGTCGAGGACATGAAGCTTTGGACTTTGATGGTGTGTGTAACTTTTTTTCCGATGCCCATGTCAATATCGCCGACAAATAGCAAAAAGGAGCATCCAATGCCGTCCGCTGCGGTGAGCAAGACAGACTTGCGAAAGCTTATGGTATAACTCAGGATGCCTGGCGCCTCAAACTCGAGGAAGGTACGGTGACCGGTGATAGGGTCGTAAATGCACATGCCGGGCAGTAACAACGGTAGCGTCGTAGGAGGACCAGGCCGCCATGGGACGTCACGAGACAACACTTACTAAGTAGGTCAACCAGGTCACACGACTTCAGAGGTGCCAAGTGGTTATCGAAGAAGGACACAGCAGCAGGCGTGCTGGGGTGGACCAAAGAGaggagcggcagcggcagcagatcGGCCTTCAAATAATTTGTATTGAGTGAGGAGAGGATGCACGGGGCTATGATCCCTCCTTGTTTTGTGACGCGGCGGATGAAGGAGGGATCAAGGATATTGCGACGAAGAAGCTTGCAGACGGCGGCGCAGCGGACGAGCGTGACGGGGTCCGAGCTTGCGACGATCTCGAGCAGGATGTCCACCGGTAGAGTACACGGTGCCGGAATATTCCGTCGGCGTTTCCGTCGCGCCATGGTGCCTCCATACGATCTAGGTAGCGACGACCTGAAGAACAGAAGGAAAGGCGCCATTGCGATCCGCCGGCCTTATTGCTTCTTTATGTGGAAGACAttatgaagaaagaaagaaagaacgaAAGAAAGGCGGCCAGATATTGGAGTTGGACTGTGAAACGAAACGTGACCGACGGAAAGCAATGCGTGATAGGCGGCCGTACATACGAATTCCTTTTTCCATCGTGCAAGAGAAGGAATCCAATAGTCCTCGGGATGTACGTACGTAACCACCTGCTCTCTCTTTTTTTGTCACATCGACATCGGTACGTAGTTTGCAGGTGATTTTCCGAATCATGCAGGAGGACTGCAACAATGACCAATGACATGAACAAACTATCTTGTTTGAGAAAGCAAGCAAGGAAGGAAATGCATCCCGAGGACGACAGAAGCTGAGCTACAGACACAAAGTTGGTTCAGGCATTCAGACGAGCCAGTGGTCCAACACGATAACAGAAACCAAGGGCATAATTTTTTCTAGAAAATAATTGTCAAGCCACATCATACATCAACAACATAAATTGGCATTATTGTTTTTTCAAGAAAATAATTGGTAAGCCACATCATACATCAACAACATGAATTGGCATTATTTGTTTTCTAGAGAAAATAGGCTTTTTTAAGGAAGAAGAGAGATGTATGAATATCATAGTAGTGATTGAGTAGTGctccgaaaagaaaagaaaaatagtgGTGTATTGAAACGATGCATTCTGCATATCATAGTGATTGACTAGTGTCCGGAAAGTAAAAAATAATTATCAaaggaaatatattaatatcaCAAAGATACAAATTACAGCCGTCCTTTGTACCAACAAGAAGTCCAAAGATATCAAGGATACACACagtcaaaaaaataataaaaagaacagaagaaaAATACCCTGCCACGTTGATTAATCACTAGCAACAACAACACTATAAGCACCACCGAAAACAAACACGCGGATTACAAAAGACAATCTCAAAAAtcaacgcctccaagaaggaaacaatgcacaagcACTGTTGTTGCCCGATCGAAGAATTTGGGTTTTCACTCTAGAGAATGTCCGAATGCACCAAAaataatgccttcaacaaggtcatTGCTGGGAACAATCAGTAAAGGCCAGATCATGTGTTTTCACCCTGGGAATCAAGACTTGGTACTCGAGGAGCACCACCAAAATTGCAATCCTCCAGTGCTGCCACCAAACACCTAGCACACAGTCTTCAATGCATCCAATACACCCTTCCACCAATGCTTCAAGACCTCCCATCGTATCCGCCATGACTTTCTCTACCTCTATCTATGACTTGGGAATCTTGACTTAGACATGTCCCATGACTCGGATAAGAAAGCGAAGTTTCATGATGCGCCCTATTGAAGCTGTGCTGGCTGATAATGTGAGCGTGCGCAACCGGAGTCTTCCCAATCTAGATATCCAGGGACACAAATCCGTATAGATCTTCGATGGGGAAGACCCAAGAAATCATGTCGCCTCGCCCTGCAGCCATCCCCGTGGCGGCACCACATCCGAGACCAGCTTGTACGTCAATCAGGAGGCACCGAACCACGGGAGAGGGTCACAAACGGCACAACCAGCGCCCggtgccagcatggagcatggtgcacCGGCAGGGTAGCCGTCCGCTGATCTTCTCCACGCTCTTGTGCTCAGCCCAGGTACCGGGTGCATGTGCATGGCCCTGGTGGTGAAGCGACATGCATCCAGCCCAGCAATGGCACATGCGTTTGCGTGCTTGGCAAAACTTATGTTGTAGGCCATGCAGAAGACATTCTCTTGTTCCCGAGTCAAAATCAGAAAACCAAAACAATACAAGCATCATTAGCAATCAATCACCACAATACGTTTGCCCTACATTTTGCACCGAACACAACGAATGACGGTAAGTGCTAATTCCTTTGATGATGTTACTAATTGATCGGGCCCGCCAGTTACGCTGTCTTGGTGCCGGGGAAGGCAGCTGCAGAAGTATGGCGAGGGACTGGCGACGATACTGGCTCGCCCGTGGTAGCGCTGCTATGGCCTGATTGATGATAGATTATATAAACAATTCTAGTTTAATCACAATTAGTAATCACAGTCCATATTTTACAAAACCCCGCTTGATCACAGTCAGATATTTTACGTAAAGCCCTTCTTATTTTGCAGATGAGCCCTCTTCTTCCTCCATGTAGGACTTTGCGCTATGGGCTGTCGTTCCCCTTTTCCTCTGTAGGGATCATGATCAAGTTTTCAAAAGCAATCATGCTAATCTAGAGACGGAACTTGATTCAGGTCATGACATGGATGTCCTTGGGGATGGCATTGAAGATGTCCACTATTCCGTGCTAATGGAGAAATacacttctactccctccgtccataatataagaacatttctGACACTAGTgaagtgttaaaaacgttcttatattttgggacagagggagtataatttttTACAACTTGACGATCCAAAAACAGTGATTAATATATGAAGTTAATGTTTTTCAATTGTCATATTTTTTTCCGGGCGCCAGCCAAGACTAGAAAAATGAAGTTCATATAAATACTTTCTCTCACTTTTATTTCATATGATGCACAAATAAAATAATTTCGTGCCCTTTAAACAAGAGGAAGATGAACACACTGCATAAAGTATTAAAACCATATGACTTGAGATTGAAAATAAACACACATGTGAAATTGTGAACATAAACACACTCAATTCGGTACGCGCTAACTATTTTACGATGAAATGTTGAAGCATATTATTCTTGTGGGCTTGCCAAGCAGATGCGTCAAGAGTGTCAGATCTAGAAGTACTTTCTTCGTACTGTATCTGTATAAAGTTAAAGGGAAAAGTTAGAAACATTGTAAACACGCTATGAAGAAATATAGTATCAGTCAAATTTGGACGTGGCAGCAAGCCAGCAAACCAGACTAGGCATGCAAGAGGAACTTACAAGAAGGGCTCAGCAGGTCCAGCGCGGCGCGTCTACCCTGGGCTGCGATCCTTGATCGTACAATCTCAGCCTGAAGGGCTATTTCAGCTTCATGAGCGCTGTTGTTGTTGCTGGCGGTCGCTGCACACGAGACGTGTAAGTCCACTTTGCACGTTGTGCAATGGTAGTACGATGCCCGCCCCACGCCTTTGTCGCAAGCGGCACAGCAGCCATCGGCGACGATCAGTGTGAGGTCGTGCACCGGGTACGTGTGGCGCGCGCTGCGCACAACCTGGGGCAGCCGTCTGCAGGTCGGGTGCATGTCAAACCCGCATGGTGGGCAGCGGTAAAGGAAGGATCCTGGAGCGCAATGCCCCATGCAGACGTCACACAAGAGGGCCGCGTCTTGGCGGGTCTGGATGAGCACGAGTGGGTGCGCTTCATGCTGAGGAGAGGAGAACGTCTGCGAGTAGCCGACACAAGAGTCGTGGATTGCAAAGTCGCAGCCTGCGCTGCAGCCATATCCTGCACCGGACAAGTCTTCACAGCACATGTCGCAGCGGAACGGCCCAGTGTAGTGCCGCTTCACGAGCTCGTGCCCTGGATACGGATGGGAGAAGTGGCTAATAACGATGTCCTCCTGCCGCCATTGGGCCATCTCTCTGGTTGTCTGGCTCGTGTGCTCTGtgtgtttatgtgtttgctttggaTGGCATTGGAACTGGATATGCATGGATACTTATAGCTCTCCAGGATGCAAAATATAGTGAAGCTGAGGTCCTTTGTCAAGTAGTACAACAGTTGTTTTTGAGTTAAAATAAAATGTGTACTTTGTCTACTCGATTATAGGTTGTTCCAGCTAGACATTCTTGCCCGAAGTAGTTGCCGAGCATCCTTGAATTAGTCCACTATTCGTTCATCTTTTTATGAAATTGCAAGTCAAGTGGATGAAAGCCTAATCGTGCATAGAGCGTCCTTCTTAATAAATCATTAACCGTTCATGATTTAATGAAATTGCAAGTCAATTGGATGAAGGCCTAATCGTGCATAGAGAATGGCTGTTAATAAATCAACACCGTTCGTCTTTTTTATGCATAGAGTGTCGTTCTTAATAAATCAATAACTAACCCCACATCAGCAGTTGGTGGTAACAGGAAAGAGAGGCTAGCAGACACCAACTGACACAATATAAAATTAATTTAGGCATGTAGCTGTATACTGTATATGGCACAATCATTTTTGTACCAAATATACTTACATTCTATGTGTTAGCAAAGACTCAATCCACCTCCTATCTGCCCTTGGATTCtttctaagggcatgtacaattgtTCCGACGCTGGGCGTCTGTAAAACTTCTCCACGTCATGTATAGACATCGTAACGGACAGCCTATACATCAGGGAGTCTATTTGACTGTTGCTATAATCACCAAATTTCACGGGAAAGGAGAGAGGTGGTTTCCGTGGAAGATGGGATCCCATCGACGATGCTCTCGGTACAACGGGAAATAGACTGTCGGTAATCAGCGATTTTCATGCTAATAGACTGTCGTTATTTCTACCTACGGACTGTgctatttttttcttctctctcccccGCGCCATCTAATTTCCTACGTGGCCTGTGTTGCAGACAACTGACTAGACACTGTTGTACATGCCCTAATTCCGCAAGATTCGGCCGGGTCCAGCCTCCGAATGAAAATGTAACATTGTCTGCAAGATTTTGAGTTAAAATAAGATCCAGCCGTTAAACACACCCATACGCCTCCTCCACAAGACAGTCAACCCACTAGTAGAAAATCAGCCTTTCGTTCTAGCCTGATCGTGAGCATTAGTCCAGGTCgtgttatgaaccgggactaatgtgagcattagtcctgaTTTGAGCAGCTAGGACGCTGGA
This genomic window contains:
- the LOC123159166 gene encoding uncharacterized protein, giving the protein MAQWRQEDIVISHFSHPYPGHELVKRHYTGPFRCDMCCEDLSGAGYGCSAGCDFAIHDSCVGYSQTFSSPQHEAHPLVLIQTRQDAALLCDVCMGHCAPGSFLYRCPPCGFDMHPTCRRLPQVVRSARHTYPVHDLTLIVADGCCAACDKGVGRASYYHCTTCKVDLHVSCAATASNNNSAHEAEIALQAEIVRSRIAAQGRRAALDLLSPSYTVRRKYF